From the Mesorhizobium sp. WSM2240 genome, the window TGCGGGTGAACGGCACCCATCACGGCAAGGGCTATCTCGAGATGACGGGCTACCAGCGACGACCGTAACACTCGCAGAGGCGCCACATGCCCGTGACGACGATGACAGGCATTGAGATGATCGCCCCGGGCGGACCATGAAAACGGCGGCGGGAAACGATCGGGGAGCGGGTTTGGAGCGGCAATGCCACCCTCCCGGGAAACCCAGCCCGCCCTCATCGGTTTATTAACATCCCACAGCGAGGCCGGGGGCGGCCTTTCACTTGCCTAGCCGTTGAGCGTGTCCTTGACGGCCTTGGCTGGAGAGAAGGTCAACTTCCTTGCCGCGGCAATCTTGATCTTCTCGCCATTTGCCGGGTTGCGCCCTTCGCGTTCCGGCGTCTCCTTGACCTTGAACTTTCCGAATCCCGGCAGCGAGACCTCCGCGCCGCTCGCAGCTGTGTCGACAATGCCCTTCAGCACGTCGTCAACGATTGCCTTGGCTTGCGCCTTGCTCACGCTGTGCGTCTCCGCCAGCTTTGTCACGAGTTCGGATGTGTTCATTGATGTTCTCCCCAAGGTTGATTTCACCGCCTCTATGGCATGGGGCCGGCGCTGTCATCAACTGCTCAATTGTCCCGCAAGCGCACGCTAGCGCAAACCATGCGCTCCTCCTCCGCCGCTGGAGCGAGGCGAAACGGAAGCGGCGTCGCAAGATCGGCGTGCCGTCTGCACGAGTCTTACCGGCTGCAAGCGATGCCTTACATCTCGGGCAGGCCGCCAAGCCTTTGCGGAACTCCCCATTAACGGCCAAGCGACAGCTAAAATTGAACCTATCTTTGTACTGCGGCAGTCGAGGCGGCAATCGCAGCAATCGAACGGAACAAGACGAGCGGATCGTCCTTGGACGGAACGAAGCCACGCCGTTGCCAGAAGGCAGCGGCTTCGTCGTCAACGGCGTTGACCATCAGTGCGCGACCGCCAACGAGCCGGGCCGCAGTTACGCAGCGCTCAAGAGCGTGTTTGACCAGACCTGTTCCAATCCCACGGCCTACCCAGCCGATGTCGGTTGCAAGTTGCCCGAGCAACAGGCACGGCACCGGATCGGGCGGTTGACCGGTGCGGATGGAGCGAGGGAGCACGTTCGGAACGACGGCGGTCGGCGCGAGACCATAATAGCCAACGACGCGTCCGGCATCATGCACGACCAAGACGGCGGTGAAGCCCTTCTCCTGATTGGTGAGCGCGCGGGTCTTGAGCCAATGATCGAGAGTTGGCGTGCCGCAGGTAAACTCGGAAACGTCGTGGGCTGCGGTGAAAAGTTCGGGAGTTGAGAGGACCACGGCTCAGCGCTTTGCGATGTAGCCTGGTTCCCACGGCGCGGGGCGCTTTGCCAACTTCACCATCTCGGGCACTGGGCTTGCGGGCCCGGACAAAGCCGCCATGAAGTCCGAGAAGCCTTCCGGGCTCATGCGGATGAGCCGGTTTTCCATCAGCACATCCTCGGCCGCGCGAACGGCAGCCTCACGCACGAAGTCCGTGCGCGATCGGCCGCGCAGGCCTGCGGCGCGATCGATCATTGCGACGTCGGCCTCGGGAAGGCGCATTGAAATCGGGTGTTCCTTGCGTTCAGCGGTAGTGGTCATGGTTTTCTCCTGTGCGGAAAGATAGATGAGCGTAGCGCAAAATGCAATACACAGTGTAGGTAATGTCAATCAGAACCGAAGGTTGACCCCGTGCAAAAAGTCCGTCGCCTTGATTTGCTGACATGAATCGAGAGTGGGGGGTCACGATCGGTGCCGATGATGATCCCACCTGCATCGCGAATTTTGCAAGCAAAGTCGCGCATTAAGTTGAGAAGGGTCAACCTTCGGTGCTGACTCACAAGAATCGAATGCCTCCTCCCGCAGGAGCACGACACCATTCAAGGTTAACTCTTAGCCAAGACGAGAACAAATGTCGAACATATCACAGGCTTTCCGCGTTTCAAGGGTCGGATGAGTGTATCGGCGCCCCCTGCTGCCATTTCCGAGCTTCGAGAACGCATCGCGCGCCTCGACGGCGGAAACGCGCGCGCCCGGGCGGTTTTGCCGTTCGGAGTGGCCGCGATTGACAGGGTTCTGCCGGGAGGGGGATTGGCTTTTGGCGGTCTGCACGAGGTCGCGGGTGGTGGAAATGGCGCCGTCGATGGCGCGGCCGCGGCACTCTTCGCTGCCGGTATTGCCGCGGGCACGGCGGGCAAGGTGCTGTGGTGCGTCACCCGGCCCGATCTTTTCGCGCCTGCGATCGAACAGGCCGGCCTTCCTCCGGGACGGGTAATCTATGTCGAAGCCGGGGATGAAAAATCCGTTCTCGCCTCTTTCGAAGAGGGTCTTCGCGGAGGTTTTGGCGCTGTCGTTGCCGAGATTGCACGGCTTTCGATGACAGCCTCACGGCGGCTTCAGCTCGCCGCCGAAAGCTCCGGCGCCATTAG encodes:
- a CDS encoding HU family DNA-binding protein, which codes for MNTSELVTKLAETHSVSKAQAKAIVDDVLKGIVDTAASGAEVSLPGFGKFKVKETPEREGRNPANGEKIKIAAARKLTFSPAKAVKDTLNG
- a CDS encoding GNAT family N-acetyltransferase, whose translation is MVLSTPELFTAAHDVSEFTCGTPTLDHWLKTRALTNQEKGFTAVLVVHDAGRVVGYYGLAPTAVVPNVLPRSIRTGQPPDPVPCLLLGQLATDIGWVGRGIGTGLVKHALERCVTAARLVGGRALMVNAVDDEAAAFWQRRGFVPSKDDPLVLFRSIAAIAASTAAVQR
- a CDS encoding DUF1778 domain-containing protein, which produces MTTTAERKEHPISMRLPEADVAMIDRAAGLRGRSRTDFVREAAVRAAEDVLMENRLIRMSPEGFSDFMAALSGPASPVPEMVKLAKRPAPWEPGYIAKR